The Phormidium yuhuli AB48 DNA window GGGGACAGTGTTGGGCGTTGGGGTTCAGTTGGGAGAAAAGGGGCTGTAGAGCAAGTTTCATGGGACTGGATCGTGGCTTGATTTTTAGCCTATACCCAGTTTCAGAAATGTTGTTATCATTTTTTGATAACGAGTCAAAATTATTGGGTGAATGACAAAATTCACAGCCCCATCTCGCCGTGACTCCGCTGATTCACAGTTCTACCCTGATGTCAACCATGACTCCAGATTCCCAACTCAGCTTTATCCTGCAACTCCTCAAGCATCTCTGTCACGGTCCCATCAGTCGTGAGGAGTTGATCACGAAACTCAGCCTTGACCTGGATGAAATGGGTCAAGCCGGGGGAGATGTGAAACAGAAACTCGATCGCAGCCTGAAGAAACTCAGGTCCTGTGGGTTCGAGATTGAGAGTGCGCCACACCACCCCTACCACCTCAAACAGAGTAACTTTCCCCTCTTGCTGACCTCCAAGCAACGGGGGGCGATCGCCACCGCCACACAGTTACTCCAACAACTCGGATTCGCCCAGGAAGCCGCCGAACTGCAACTTTTACTCAAATCCAACGATGAGCCAGATATTGCCAGCTTAGAAGCCGATTTCAGCCCTCCTGTGGACTATAGCCAGCCTCAGTTGGCCACCATCCTAGACCAATTGCGCGATCGCATTGCCCAACAACAGCGATTTATCATTCGATATCAGGGAAGTAGCGGCTATCAACGGAACTACGACCTCGATCACTGCGAACTACGACTCCATCAGGGCGCATTATATCTGTTTGCGCTGGTCCCCACTCCCCCCCAATGGACCCTCCCCAAAGATCGTCCCATCCAATTCTTCGATCGCAATCAACCCTTCCGAGTCGATCGCATCCTCAAGGTATTCCCCTCAAGCGGAGACTCCTGGACCTACTCAAGCTTCGGAACCTTGAAAATTCGCTACCAACTGCAAGGCCCCCTGGGAACCTATCAACCCCGTCGTCCCCAAGAAACCGTCATCGAACGCCACCCCGACCGCAAAATCGTGATCATTGAAGCTGAAGAAGACCATGTCTTTTGGTTCCTACAACGAATCATGCGTTACCGCGAACATTGTCAAATCCTTTACCCAGACTGGCTTCGCCTCCAACATCAGCAAACCATCCAAAAAATGTTAGACAACTACAAAACCTCAGTTGACTAAATTTACCTTTAGTGATTTGTTTGCGGGGATTGGCGGCTTTAGAATGGCTTGAGAACGGTTTTGAGGTGACTGTTTTGGATAGTTGTAAATTGATGCCGAAGCGATAGCGGTTTATCAGAAAAACTTTATTTCTCCGGGTCTTCTGGGTAATGGGTCATCAGGAGAATTTATGGCAGATTACATCCGTTGCTGTAGGCGCTAAAAATCCCCTCCTGGGAGGGGTAGGGGTGGGTTCCCCTCCTGGGAGGGGTATTAGATTTCCAGATTATCCCCTCGTTTCTCGTCCGCAATACGGCTCAAATCTAGGCTGGCGTAAATATCCGCCAGAGGAGCATCGAGATTGAGACTTTCAATTCGGGCGATCGCCTCGATTCCTTGATAGGTATCCAGCAGCCAGCGATCGCCCTGAGTTCGGTGGAACACTTCCACTAGGTACGTTTGAGAACTCACCAGAATATAATCTTGTAAACCGGGAATCGTCCGATAGCATTGAAACTTTTTACCCCGGTCAAACGATTCAGTCGATGCTGATAACACTTCGATGATGACCTTAGGGTACGCGATCGAATCAGCATTCATCTCGTCATCATCATCGCAAGTAACCACCAAATCTGGATAAAAATAGTATTTTTGATGATCAATCTCGACCTTAACATCCGCCATAAAGGTCTGACAGCGTGAACGGCTTAAGGCTGTTCGTAAGAGAATGGCTAAGTTCAAGCTAATCAGATTATGGCCTTTCGTTGTTCCCGCCATCGCGTAAACCTCCCCATCGAGATATTCATGCTTGATGGGACGATGACGTTCTTGTTCTAAGTAGTCTTGCGGACTGATCGAATCGTCAAACTTAATCGCAATCATGGGGGTTTGAGGAATCCGGCTACTTCCAGTTTGACATCCTCTCCCAGCAACCCTAACGGGTATGCGTGGAGATTCCCTGGGTCGCCCCAAAGATTTCCTGCTTCAACGGGTGCCAGCTAGACTGGGTGACCCCAGCCCCCGCCGCCTCCCCTCCACAGGCCATTTCAACCACCCGTTGCCCACGGGCAGCGATGACTTGTCCACTGGCCACATCACGGGGTTTGATGGACCCGCAGTTATGGCAATGATGGATTCGGGTTGAAAGGTCTTTGCGAACCTCTGCCCCGCAATCCGGACACTCTTGAGACGTGCCTCGCGCATCAACTTTGCCGTAAAACACATCACGCTTCCAACACACCCAGGGAAGGATTTGGTTTGTGAACTGTCCCAGCCCGGCATCGAGGGTGTGTTTGCCCAACATCCCTTTAGCCATGATGCGGAAGTCAAGGTCTTCGACAAAAATCATCCCCGCATTATCGCAAAGGTGATGAGCTAATTTGAAATGCCAGTCTTTTCGCGTATCGGCAATCC harbors:
- a CDS encoding Uma2 family endonuclease, producing MIAIKFDDSISPQDYLEQERHRPIKHEYLDGEVYAMAGTTKGHNLISLNLAILLRTALSRSRCQTFMADVKVEIDHQKYYFYPDLVVTCDDDDEMNADSIAYPKVIIEVLSASTESFDRGKKFQCYRTIPGLQDYILVSSQTYLVEVFHRTQGDRWLLDTYQGIEAIARIESLNLDAPLADIYASLDLSRIADEKRGDNLEI
- a CDS encoding helix-turn-helix transcriptional regulator — protein: MTPDSQLSFILQLLKHLCHGPISREELITKLSLDLDEMGQAGGDVKQKLDRSLKKLRSCGFEIESAPHHPYHLKQSNFPLLLTSKQRGAIATATQLLQQLGFAQEAAELQLLLKSNDEPDIASLEADFSPPVDYSQPQLATILDQLRDRIAQQQRFIIRYQGSSGYQRNYDLDHCELRLHQGALYLFALVPTPPQWTLPKDRPIQFFDRNQPFRVDRILKVFPSSGDSWTYSSFGTLKIRYQLQGPLGTYQPRRPQETVIERHPDRKIVIIEAEEDHVFWFLQRIMRYREHCQILYPDWLRLQHQQTIQKMLDNYKTSVD